A genomic segment from Truepera sp. encodes:
- a CDS encoding carbohydrate ABC transporter permease, whose product MNEAANRAAVRARRSRRERRLWAQLLTYAGALLLAIFILAPFLWLLISSVAPLIDLLRRPLQWIPPHANFERYMTLFFSPDGREFRFALRNSAIVASIATSISLVAGMLGAYALSRFPSRGRTGLLYLMLATYMTPPVAILLPIYLILGRLGLLNSVIGLGLVYTSFLTPFLTWILKGFFDSIPAELEHAAMIDGTSRVGAMLRITLPLSLPGVITAILFGVILAWDEFLYALIFTSSAAAKTLPVAISEFTSRHAVDYGLMATGGIIAALPPLILAFALQRYLIAGLTAGGVKE is encoded by the coding sequence ATGAACGAGGCGGCGAATAGGGCGGCGGTGCGCGCGAGGCGCAGCCGCCGCGAGCGGCGGTTGTGGGCGCAACTGCTCACCTACGCCGGCGCGCTACTCCTGGCCATCTTCATACTCGCGCCGTTCCTTTGGTTGCTCATCTCGAGCGTCGCTCCGCTCATCGACCTCCTCCGCCGCCCGTTGCAGTGGATCCCGCCGCACGCGAACTTCGAGCGTTACATGACGCTGTTCTTCAGCCCCGACGGGCGCGAGTTCCGCTTCGCCCTGCGCAACTCGGCGATCGTGGCGAGCATCGCCACCAGCATCAGCCTGGTGGCCGGCATGCTGGGCGCCTACGCCCTGTCACGGTTCCCGAGCCGCGGCCGTACCGGGTTGCTGTACCTGATGCTGGCGACCTACATGACGCCGCCGGTGGCCATCCTGCTGCCCATCTACCTCATCCTCGGCCGCCTGGGGCTGCTGAACAGCGTGATCGGCCTGGGGCTGGTGTATACGAGCTTCCTGACACCGTTCCTCACGTGGATCCTGAAGGGGTTCTTCGATTCGATCCCTGCAGAGCTCGAACACGCGGCCATGATCGATGGCACCAGTAGGGTCGGCGCCATGCTGCGCATCACGCTGCCGCTGTCGCTGCCCGGGGTGATAACCGCGATCCTCTTCGGCGTGATCCTCGCATGGGACGAGTTCCTCTACGCCCTGATCTTCACCAGTTCGGCCGCGGCCAAGACGTTGCCCGTGGCCATCTCGGAGTTCACGAGCAGGCACGCGGTGGATTACGGGCTGATGGCGACCGGCGGGATCATCGCGGCGCTGCCGCCCCTGATCCTCGCGTTCGCGCTGCAGCGCTACCTGATAGCCGGCCTCACCGCCGGCGGCGTGAAGGAGTGA
- a CDS encoding sugar ABC transporter permease, whose amino-acid sequence MTGRRSNVAAWLMLLPALAVVGGVVGYPFLRTLYLSLFDAPLLGKSRTFLGLANYLQAFSTPEFRAAIWHTLHFTVGSIGIELVLGVAVAIFLNREFFGQRALRALLILPLALPTVVNAVMWRWIYNPEYGALNAALTQLHILPDYRSWLGVPGLAMNMIILADVWKNFTLVSLLVLAALQTIPAELHDAARVDGAGPLQRIRFITLPGIRPALLVALVLRTVEALKVFDIIYVMTGGGPASSTKTLSFMVYQEAFSFLKLGTAAAQAFITVALIMVFVGIYIRLLQSRGVAG is encoded by the coding sequence ATGACCGGGCGACGCTCCAACGTCGCCGCATGGCTCATGCTGCTGCCGGCGCTGGCAGTCGTCGGCGGCGTGGTGGGCTACCCGTTCCTGCGCACGCTCTACCTGAGCCTCTTCGACGCACCGCTACTCGGCAAGTCCCGGACGTTTCTGGGACTTGCCAACTACCTTCAGGCTTTCTCCACGCCCGAGTTCCGGGCCGCCATCTGGCACACGCTGCACTTCACGGTGGGCTCCATCGGGATCGAGCTCGTCCTCGGCGTGGCCGTCGCCATCTTCCTCAACCGCGAGTTCTTCGGTCAGCGCGCACTGCGCGCGCTGCTCATCCTGCCGCTTGCGCTGCCCACTGTCGTCAACGCCGTCATGTGGCGCTGGATATACAACCCCGAGTACGGGGCACTGAACGCAGCGCTCACTCAGCTCCATATCTTGCCCGACTACCGTAGCTGGCTCGGCGTACCCGGCCTGGCCATGAACATGATCATCTTGGCCGACGTGTGGAAGAACTTCACGCTGGTGTCGCTGCTGGTGCTCGCTGCCTTGCAGACCATCCCTGCGGAGCTCCACGACGCGGCCCGCGTCGACGGCGCGGGGCCGCTGCAGCGCATCCGGTTCATTACCCTGCCCGGGATCCGTCCGGCACTGCTCGTGGCACTCGTTCTGCGGACGGTGGAGGCGCTCAAGGTGTTCGACATCATCTACGTGATGACCGGCGGCGGACCCGCCAGCTCCACCAAGACGCTCTCCTTCATGGTCTATCAGGAGGCGTTCAGCTTCCTCAAGCTCGGCACCGCCGCGGCCCAAGCGTTCATAACCGTGGCGCTCATCATGGTCTTCGTCGGCATCTACATCCGGCTGCTGCAGTCACGCGGGGTGGCGGGATGA
- a CDS encoding ABC transporter substrate-binding protein, which yields MKQFRTLTLVLLAGLLGFAFAQNVKLKALFMEQAAYSNDDVRNMIADFQAQNPGITVEPEFVSYEALHNKIITAAAAGSSGYDVVLFDVIWPAEFAKNGVLVDITDRIPKDMVDQVWPGAWTTVTYQDHYYGIPWILDTKYLFYNQAMLDKAGIKAPPATWQDLLDQAQKIKDAGIVQYPIVWSWGQAEAIICDYTTLLSAFGGSFFDAGSPTFNTDGGLAALQFMKDSLDKGLSNPASTESLEEDVRRIFSSGQAAFALNWTYMYNLANDPSQSQVAGDVKVMPAPGDGVHTQVSAMNGSMGLGVTTNSQHKDEAFKLVQYLTSQPVQNKYAKLSLPIWKSSYDDPAVAEGQESLVAAAKLALPAMYPRPLLVQYPQFSTWLQNDIHRALLGQVTPQAALDDTAQQVEKNHLE from the coding sequence ATGAAGCAGTTCCGTACCCTCACCCTCGTCCTACTAGCTGGGCTACTCGGCTTCGCGTTCGCGCAGAACGTCAAACTGAAGGCCCTGTTCATGGAGCAGGCCGCTTACAGCAACGACGACGTGCGCAACATGATCGCCGACTTCCAGGCGCAGAACCCGGGCATCACGGTGGAGCCCGAGTTCGTGTCGTATGAGGCGCTCCACAACAAGATCATCACGGCGGCCGCTGCCGGCAGCTCGGGTTACGACGTGGTCTTGTTCGACGTGATCTGGCCTGCCGAGTTCGCGAAGAACGGCGTCCTGGTCGATATCACTGACCGTATCCCGAAAGACATGGTGGACCAGGTCTGGCCCGGCGCCTGGACTACGGTGACCTACCAGGACCACTACTACGGCATCCCGTGGATCCTCGACACCAAGTACCTCTTCTACAACCAGGCCATGCTCGACAAGGCCGGCATCAAGGCACCACCGGCCACCTGGCAGGACCTGTTGGATCAGGCGCAGAAGATCAAGGACGCCGGCATAGTGCAGTATCCGATCGTGTGGAGCTGGGGCCAGGCCGAGGCGATCATCTGCGACTACACGACGCTCCTCTCCGCGTTCGGCGGCAGCTTCTTCGACGCGGGCTCCCCGACCTTCAACACGGACGGCGGTCTGGCCGCCCTGCAGTTCATGAAGGACTCGCTCGACAAGGGCCTGTCGAACCCGGCCTCGACGGAGTCGCTCGAGGAGGACGTGCGCCGCATCTTCTCGTCGGGCCAGGCGGCCTTCGCGCTCAACTGGACGTACATGTACAACCTTGCCAACGACCCTAGCCAGTCGCAGGTGGCCGGTGACGTGAAGGTCATGCCCGCCCCGGGCGACGGGGTTCACACTCAAGTTTCGGCCATGAACGGTTCGATGGGCCTTGGCGTCACGACCAACTCGCAGCACAAGGACGAGGCGTTCAAGCTCGTGCAGTACCTCACGAGCCAGCCGGTGCAGAACAAGTACGCCAAGCTGTCGCTGCCGATCTGGAAGTCCTCTTACGACGACCCGGCGGTGGCGGAGGGCCAAGAGAGCCTGGTGGCCGCCGCGAAGCTCGCGCTTCCAGCCATGTACCCCAGGCCGCTGCTGGTCCAGTACCCGCAGTTCAGCACCTGGTTGCAGAACGACATCCACCGCGCGCTGCTCGGGCAGGTGACGCCACAGGCGGCACTCGACGACACGGCCCAGCAGGTCGAGAAGAACCACCTCGAGTAG
- a CDS encoding 5-oxoprolinase subunit PxpA, translating to MTIDLNVDLGEGFGAWRGAGDDEQLLQYVTSANVACGFHAGDPSIMRVTVAACVAAGVAVGAHPSYPDLRGFGRVPMMLPVERVVDDVVYQVGALQAVARLQGTRVGHVKPHGALYEAVAVDPALALRLANALAALGADLVLVLPARSAAASALAAAGHGVRLEGFADRAYLAGGLLAPRRRAGAVLEDEETVTAQALALALGEEFPTQDGTTLRLTVDTVCLHSDTRGATDLARAVRRRLSAAGVTLAAPSGQ from the coding sequence GTGACCATCGACCTCAACGTGGACCTCGGCGAGGGTTTCGGCGCCTGGAGAGGGGCCGGAGACGACGAGCAGTTGTTGCAGTACGTGACCTCGGCCAACGTCGCGTGCGGCTTCCACGCCGGTGACCCGAGCATCATGCGCGTCACCGTCGCTGCCTGCGTCGCGGCGGGCGTTGCGGTCGGCGCCCACCCTTCCTATCCCGACTTGCGGGGGTTCGGGCGCGTGCCCATGATGTTGCCGGTCGAACGGGTGGTGGACGATGTCGTCTACCAGGTGGGCGCCCTCCAGGCCGTGGCCCGTCTGCAGGGCACGCGGGTGGGTCACGTGAAACCGCACGGGGCCCTCTACGAGGCCGTGGCCGTCGACCCCGCGCTTGCCCTACGCCTCGCCAACGCCTTGGCTGCGTTGGGCGCCGACCTCGTCCTGGTACTCCCGGCGCGCTCGGCGGCCGCCTCGGCGCTGGCCGCGGCGGGGCATGGCGTCAGGCTGGAAGGCTTCGCGGACCGCGCTTACCTGGCGGGCGGCCTTCTCGCGCCGCGGCGCCGCGCCGGCGCCGTGCTCGAGGACGAGGAGACCGTCACCGCTCAGGCCCTTGCGCTCGCCCTGGGCGAGGAGTTCCCCACGCAAGACGGCACCACTTTGCGCCTGACGGTCGACACCGTCTGCCTCCACTCCGACACGCGCGGGGCTACCGACCTGGCCCGCGCCGTGCGCCGGCGCCTCTCGGCCGCCGGTGTCACGTTGGCGGCGCCGAGCGGGCAGTGA
- a CDS encoding carboxyltransferase domain-containing protein, with amino-acid sequence MRLVHAGPNARYLVFEEPPSRALSRRIGAAARALRRALPTGEHDVVPGYADILVEGRRPVPDAWLLEAGAGASRMTAPEDEPRSFVVPVDYGDRADVGPLEERLGLPWDEIVALHSAPTYSVAYLGFTPGFPYLHGLNPRLATPRRERPQQSVPAGAVAIANGQAGIYPSTGPGGWWLLGTTDFGLFDPERPEPTALRTGDELRFVQGGPGAAGDHTKLPSSHPTSELQVEPLVEVLEVWPGSASLQGRPRLGVGHHGLADAGALDQALFLSLSFAVGAPLGEAALELTVPHALLRARSKTPAAFGGAAEARLEGKPLEPGRPFEWRAGETLEFRPPPKGPRQLAGVPLLVVAGGFAPLGGPVGHPDLAVGGSTDVRGRVGGFGRWLCPGDVLAQAALPSRPPAGPAALGHYRPELALRLHPGPHHEVRAFAALQTRTFVVSERSRMGVRLEFSCRAAEADTEASILSTGMPLGAVQLPPDGRPLVLLADRGRTGGYPVVGVVDRADLAALAQARPATKVRFLVPGEHASF; translated from the coding sequence GTGAGGCTCGTCCACGCCGGCCCCAACGCGCGGTATCTGGTGTTCGAGGAACCGCCTTCGCGGGCGCTGTCGCGGCGCATTGGCGCAGCGGCGCGCGCCCTGCGGCGGGCACTACCGACGGGCGAGCACGACGTGGTGCCCGGATACGCGGACATCCTGGTGGAGGGTCGCCGCCCCGTGCCCGACGCCTGGCTGCTCGAGGCGGGCGCCGGGGCGAGCCGGATGACCGCTCCGGAAGACGAGCCGCGTAGCTTCGTCGTGCCCGTGGATTACGGCGACCGGGCCGACGTCGGCCCGCTGGAAGAGCGCCTCGGGTTGCCGTGGGACGAGATCGTCGCGCTCCACTCGGCCCCCACCTACTCGGTGGCGTACCTGGGGTTCACTCCCGGCTTTCCTTACCTGCACGGACTGAACCCGCGGCTCGCAACGCCCCGCAGGGAGCGGCCCCAGCAGAGCGTACCGGCGGGCGCCGTCGCCATCGCTAACGGCCAGGCGGGCATCTATCCGAGTACCGGACCCGGCGGTTGGTGGCTCCTCGGCACCACGGACTTCGGGCTCTTCGATCCCGAGCGCCCCGAACCCACGGCCCTGCGTACCGGCGACGAGCTCCGCTTCGTGCAGGGAGGCCCGGGTGCCGCGGGCGATCACACGAAATTGCCCTCAAGTCACCCGACGAGTGAACTGCAGGTGGAGCCCCTCGTCGAGGTTCTCGAGGTGTGGCCAGGTTCGGCGTCGCTGCAGGGCAGGCCCAGGTTGGGGGTCGGCCATCACGGGCTGGCCGACGCCGGGGCGCTCGATCAGGCCCTCTTCCTGTCCCTGAGCTTCGCGGTCGGCGCCCCCCTAGGAGAGGCCGCGTTAGAACTGACGGTGCCGCACGCTCTCTTGCGTGCGCGCAGCAAGACGCCGGCGGCGTTCGGCGGCGCCGCGGAGGCCCGGCTCGAGGGCAAGCCGCTGGAACCGGGGCGACCGTTCGAGTGGCGCGCCGGCGAGACGCTCGAGTTCAGACCGCCGCCCAAGGGACCCCGGCAGCTTGCCGGCGTGCCCCTGCTCGTGGTGGCCGGGGGGTTCGCGCCGCTCGGCGGACCCGTGGGCCATCCCGACCTGGCCGTAGGCGGCAGCACGGACGTTCGCGGTCGGGTGGGCGGGTTCGGCCGCTGGCTGTGCCCAGGGGACGTGCTGGCGCAGGCCGCGCTTCCCAGCCGACCCCCTGCCGGTCCCGCGGCTCTCGGCCACTACCGGCCCGAGCTGGCGCTGCGCCTACATCCGGGCCCCCACCACGAGGTGCGGGCGTTCGCCGCGCTGCAGACAAGGACCTTCGTGGTGAGCGAGCGGAGCCGCATGGGAGTACGCCTGGAGTTCTCGTGCCGGGCGGCCGAAGCGGATACCGAGGCGTCGATACTCTCCACGGGCATGCCGTTGGGGGCCGTGCAGCTGCCCCCAGACGGTCGTCCCCTCGTGCTGCTCGCCGACCGCGGTCGCACGGGCGGGTATCCGGTGGTCGGGGTGGTCGACCGCGCCGACCTTGCGGCGCTGGCGCAGGCCCGACCCGCTACCAAGGTGCGGTTCCTGGTGCCCGGCGAGCACGCGTCCTTCTGA
- a CDS encoding potassium/proton antiporter, which yields MEIAIVIAASLAIVAIVSTRLGQRFGVPALVLFVGVGMFAGSSGPLGIEFTDFRLGYNLGVVALALILFYGGLDTRMRNFRAALVPAAALATLGTVLTMLCIGLAAYYLTSLDFLTSMLLGAVISSTDAAAVFSSLRGRGLPKRLRATLETESGTNDPTAVLLTFALAQAINQHGDVNVLAIAGNIVLELAIGAVLGVGLGWLLKLLVNKVALDNVGLYPVLALAGALLAFGLTDILHGNGYLAIYLVGLVLGNHYLAQRLAIVNFMNGAAWAAQLVMFLVMGLLVSPDQLPDILSVGLLITAATILVARPVAVVSTLALLRWVSRGRYHFGPKEQLLLTWAGLKGAVPIILAMVPLMQRVPDADVIFNIVFVVVIVGTLLQGFTLSPLARLLGLAKTEPPRAKLRLELGGEAPEGAAVVDVFLGADNRAVGQCISELDLPTEVVIAAVLRDGQLVTPRGSTVLKSGDHVYLLGPNLDESSVPRAFGRNRRASAAAARTPATADTPATGDVPATVDTPATGDVPATVDTPATGDVPATASHAVPDPAPLPPPEPEPGPAPAAAYPPGEAERPPKASPEPEPGDGVPSKAPLGREVEPPDTVA from the coding sequence ATGGAGATCGCGATCGTCATCGCCGCGTCGCTGGCCATCGTGGCCATCGTCAGCACCAGGCTCGGGCAGCGCTTCGGTGTTCCCGCGCTGGTGTTGTTCGTCGGCGTCGGCATGTTCGCGGGCTCCAGCGGACCCCTCGGGATCGAGTTCACCGATTTCCGCCTCGGCTACAACCTCGGCGTGGTCGCCCTCGCCCTCATCCTCTTCTACGGCGGCCTCGACACGCGCATGCGCAACTTCAGGGCCGCCCTGGTGCCGGCCGCCGCGCTCGCCACGCTCGGCACCGTCTTGACGATGCTGTGCATAGGCCTGGCGGCCTACTACCTCACCTCGCTCGATTTCCTGACTTCCATGCTGCTCGGGGCGGTCATCTCGAGCACCGACGCGGCCGCCGTCTTCAGCTCCCTGCGGGGGCGTGGGCTCCCGAAGCGGCTGCGGGCCACGCTCGAGACCGAGTCGGGCACCAACGACCCCACGGCGGTGCTCCTCACCTTCGCCTTGGCGCAAGCCATCAACCAGCATGGCGACGTCAACGTTCTCGCGATCGCCGGGAATATCGTGCTCGAGCTCGCCATCGGGGCGGTGTTGGGGGTCGGCCTGGGGTGGCTCCTCAAGCTGCTCGTCAACAAGGTGGCGCTCGACAACGTGGGCCTCTACCCGGTGCTGGCGTTGGCCGGCGCCTTGCTTGCGTTCGGGTTGACCGACATCCTGCACGGCAACGGCTACTTGGCCATCTACCTCGTGGGGCTCGTCCTCGGCAACCACTACCTGGCGCAACGCCTGGCCATCGTCAACTTCATGAACGGCGCCGCGTGGGCGGCTCAGCTCGTCATGTTCCTGGTGATGGGCCTGCTCGTCTCACCCGACCAACTGCCGGACATCTTGAGCGTCGGGCTGCTGATAACCGCGGCCACCATCCTGGTTGCCCGGCCCGTGGCCGTGGTCTCCACCCTGGCGCTGTTGCGTTGGGTGTCACGGGGGCGCTACCATTTCGGCCCCAAGGAACAGCTCCTGCTCACCTGGGCGGGCCTCAAGGGGGCCGTTCCCATCATCCTGGCGATGGTGCCGCTCATGCAGCGGGTGCCGGACGCCGACGTGATCTTCAACATCGTGTTCGTGGTCGTGATCGTTGGCACGTTGCTCCAGGGCTTCACCTTGTCGCCCCTCGCCCGGCTGTTGGGCCTGGCGAAGACCGAGCCGCCGAGGGCGAAGTTGCGCCTCGAGCTGGGCGGTGAGGCCCCCGAAGGAGCGGCCGTGGTCGACGTGTTCCTGGGAGCCGACAACCGGGCGGTGGGTCAGTGCATCTCGGAACTGGACCTGCCGACCGAGGTAGTGATAGCCGCCGTCCTCCGCGACGGACAACTCGTGACTCCGCGTGGCAGCACCGTCTTAAAGTCGGGCGATCACGTTTACCTGCTCGGCCCGAACTTGGACGAGAGCTCGGTGCCGAGGGCCTTCGGCCGCAACCGCCGCGCTTCGGCCGCGGCGGCGCGCACGCCTGCTACCGCGGACACGCCTGCTACCGGGGACGTGCCTGCTACCGTGGACACGCCTGCTACCGGGGACGTGCCTGCTACCGTGGACACGCCTGCTACCGGGGACGTGCCTGCTACCGCGTCCCACGCCGTCCCGGATCCCGCACCCCTTCCGCCCCCGGAACCGGAGCCCGGGCCCGCGCCCGCGGCAGCCTACCCACCCGGGGAAGCCGAACGTCCACCCAAGGCCTCCCCTGAGCCCGAGCCAGGGGACGGAGTCCCGTCGAAGGCCCCGCTGGGTAGGGAGGTCGAGCCGCCGGACACTGTCGCTTGA
- the mgsA gene encoding methylglyoxal synthase: MKSVALIAHDRKKPDLASFVKEHAKTLERFPLIATGTTGHVLMERTGLNIECVASGPMGGDLQVGARITEERVLAVIFFRDPLTAQPHEPDISALLRICDVHSVPLATNLATAEAVMAWLDGLLARPEELQEYAALEGEDLEGAIDR; encoded by the coding sequence ATGAAGTCCGTGGCACTCATCGCGCACGACCGGAAGAAGCCGGACCTGGCTTCGTTCGTCAAGGAGCACGCCAAGACCCTGGAGCGCTTCCCACTGATCGCCACCGGCACCACCGGCCACGTCCTGATGGAGCGGACGGGCCTGAACATCGAGTGCGTGGCCTCCGGGCCGATGGGCGGCGACCTCCAGGTCGGGGCACGTATCACCGAGGAACGGGTGCTGGCCGTCATCTTCTTCCGCGATCCGCTGACGGCCCAACCGCACGAGCCCGACATCTCGGCGCTGCTGAGGATCTGCGACGTCCACAGCGTGCCTCTGGCAACCAACCTCGCCACGGCCGAGGCGGTGATGGCGTGGCTGGACGGCCTCCTGGCCCGGCCCGAAGAGCTGCAGGAGTACGCCGCCCTGGAGGGCGAGGATCTAGAGGGAGCGATAGACAGATGA
- a CDS encoding OsmC family protein: MPKTLTSTVHHLVGLRFMGETPEGQRVMIDNEKHARTGMSPMQMLLNATAACSAMDVVIMIGKRKLTVNGYRIEMTGERADGTPSPYEKITARHVFDVPGLDAATAQRFVQLATEKYCSVGLSLKAPIEFEVVLENEAVAS, encoded by the coding sequence ATGCCAAAGACCCTCACGAGCACCGTCCACCACCTCGTCGGCCTGCGCTTCATGGGCGAGACTCCCGAAGGCCAGCGTGTGATGATCGACAACGAGAAGCACGCGCGCACGGGGATGAGCCCCATGCAGATGCTGCTCAACGCCACCGCGGCCTGCAGCGCCATGGACGTCGTGATCATGATCGGCAAGCGCAAGCTGACCGTGAACGGTTACCGCATCGAGATGACGGGCGAGCGCGCCGACGGCACCCCATCGCCCTACGAGAAGATCACCGCGAGGCACGTCTTCGACGTACCCGGGCTCGACGCGGCCACGGCCCAACGCTTCGTGCAGTTGGCCACCGAGAAGTACTGCTCGGTTGGCCTCAGCCTCAAGGCACCCATTGAGTTCGAGGTGGTGCTGGAGAACGAGGCGGTGGCCTCCTAG
- a CDS encoding 5-formyltetrahydrofolate cyclo-ligase, translated as MDRQGTKQELREWARATRAERMRSGAGRLNASVVEALRRRPEYEAARTVAAYVAFGDEVDLAGLFEGSDKRFALPKAHGRPAPHLTLHEVTAPQFADPETWEVHRFGQLEPRSTAPIVEPGEVDLMLVPGLSFDVQGHRLGYGMGYYDRLIPRLRPDAVVVGVTLDALVVPALPREGHDARVNYLLTESGWREAASVSSQVG; from the coding sequence GTGGACCGCCAGGGCACCAAGCAGGAACTGCGCGAGTGGGCGCGGGCCACGCGCGCTGAGCGGATGAGGAGCGGCGCCGGGCGGCTCAACGCGTCGGTCGTGGAGGCGCTGCGCCGGCGTCCTGAATACGAGGCCGCTCGCACCGTCGCCGCCTACGTGGCGTTCGGCGACGAGGTCGACCTCGCGGGGCTTTTCGAGGGCTCCGACAAGCGTTTCGCGCTTCCCAAGGCACACGGGCGGCCCGCGCCCCACCTCACCCTCCACGAGGTGACGGCCCCGCAGTTCGCCGACCCGGAGACCTGGGAGGTCCACCGCTTCGGGCAGCTCGAACCGCGCTCCACGGCACCCATCGTCGAGCCCGGGGAGGTCGACCTCATGTTGGTGCCGGGCCTGTCGTTCGACGTGCAGGGGCACCGGCTGGGCTACGGCATGGGCTATTACGACAGGCTGATCCCGCGGCTGAGGCCGGATGCGGTGGTGGTGGGGGTGACGCTCGACGCCCTGGTGGTGCCGGCGTTGCCGCGCGAGGGTCACGACGCCAGGGTGAACTACTTGCTCACGGAGAGCGGTTGGCGCGAGGCGGCGAGCGTCTCCTCCCAGGTGGGATAG